The proteins below come from a single Chrysoperla carnea chromosome 1, inChrCarn1.1, whole genome shotgun sequence genomic window:
- the LOC123305357 gene encoding uncharacterized protein LOC123305357 — MALHVYLLIGITMAKVTPYAKSSQQYDCSKSEYQRCVNLADPLIREPNLIFPDNLDDIDAVCRTWNEFVDCLKRYIDNCFTDQQRKLFNKAVENPIESVHQMCTQTSYQTEYLKYASCIKSTVTEMSHCGVQYSLLVEQVSKGDAIARASLCCSHHRFKQCVIRETQRLCDSGVPNGNAAKFSSQIIDKALSFLQEQCFNYIPNSGDCPITPSTIDQMYTGSSFNNDIKSTWRSSPSGTTYSLGPSPTDPVIISGGSVVSNIGSNTIPDGGYHQSVASSSGNAQSGLNTGYNNNEDQPLIQNSFVTSQSTEVSWMPGQNSVMNNDNTMTTNVDQSRQSTLGIISSARTRPSSYGRSSSWQPTDSIDTTEKPSWATVSTWNVYREDNGEKHVTAETWYPAAGSYPGNSVDEPNQQGLSNPNNNNSATSISCSILLLIGVFSILQRL, encoded by the exons gcATAACAATGGCAAAAGTTACACCATACGCCAAAAGCTCACAACAATATGATTGTTCCAAATCAGAGTATCAAAGATGTGTAAATTTAGCTGATCCATTAATACGTGAACCAAATTTAATATTCCCTGATAATCTTGACGATATTGATGCTGTTTGTAG AACTTGGAACGAGTTTGTGGATTGTTTAAAACGATACATAGACAATTGTTTTACGGATcaacaaagaaaattatttaataaagctGTCGAGAATCCAATTGAATCCGTTCACCAAATGTGCACTCAAACTTCATATCAAACAG aatatttaaaatatgcatcATGTATTAAATCAACTGTAACTGAAATGTCCCACTGTGGTGTTCAATATTCGTTACTCGTTGAACAAGTATCTAAAGGTGATGCAATTGCTCGAGCAAGTTTATGTTGTTCGCATCATCGATTTAAGCAATGTGTTATACGCGAGACACAGCGATTATGCGATTCAGGAGTACCAAATGGAAATGCAGCAAAATTCTCCTCACAAATTATTGACAAAGCTTTAAGTTTCCTACAGGAACAATGCTTTAATTACAT tCCAAATTCAGGTGATTGTCCAATTACACCATCAACAATTGATCAAATGTATACTGGAAGCTCTTTCAACAATGATATAAAATCAACCTGGCGATCAAGTCCGTCAGGCACAACATATTCATTAGGCCCATCACCAACAGATCCTGTTATTATATCTGGGGGTAGTGTTGTCAGTAATATTGGATCAAATACGATACCAGATGGTGGCTACCATCAGAGTGTAGCATCATCGTCTGGAAATGCACAATCTGGACTAAATACAGGATATAATAACAATGAAg ATCAACCTCTAATTCAAAATAGCTTTGTCACAAGTCAATCAACTGAAGTTTCATGGATGCCAGGACAAAATTCAGTGATGAATAATGATAATACAATGACAACCAACGTGGATCAAAGTCGGCAGTCAACGTTAGGAATTATATCTTCAGCAAGAACAAGACCATCAAGTTATGGTAGAAGTTCAAGTTGGCAACCAACAGATTCCATTGATACTACAGAAAAACCTAGTTGGGCAACAGTTTCTACGTGGAATGTTTATCGAgaag acAATGGAGAAAAACATGTGACCGCCGAAACATGGTACCCAGCAGCTGGAAGTTATCCAGGAAATTCAGTTGATGAACCAAATCAACAAGGTTTATCGAATCCAAATAACAACAATTCTGCCACATCAATTAGTTGTTCAATATTACTACTAATTGGTGTATTTAGTATATTACAaagactttaa
- the LOC123301769 gene encoding F-box/LRR-repeat protein fbxl-1: MEDIEKNTKNGETSSMKHLKRNVNDNDEDHIDAKRKRIFQPIIENDQQIIETNLCNLPNELLISIFSYLDTVDLMDLCLTCERFFDLCYEKSLWKIINIRDINLTDDIFRQYMNFAGPHTEEFHIIGTDSLNRILTFDNLYQIKIKCPNLRALHLENQMLDSVYMFVSVFPSTLKELSLANCSLLNDSYFQRFFAGIDSYFTNLETLILTNCLWFSSHSIMAISKLPKLKFLYLDGCIQLNNFMPYLSLSTRYGFKSLELVDLRRTYVSDSEVSCFNATKTLKALYLEHVPVDSQNNRNTRAILKEDNSKVLQTEFFKTALDRLSNMITEIEQHLENMNTPKSRILKTNFNTLMQDLSKTTIGDACRIICMNVTKKYGKTVEEHADDNAPYLDKTFLNDLKQLTRRVNNGQNEHMNIDFDANFYDNTVLVGLGAAPNVSSVDDRTVHALFNPRSECVHLERVSFRGCQNITNKGLIYLTNASQTISFIDVRGTGVTHSGCLKFQALRPCCELKCDFEI; encoded by the exons atggaggatattgagaaaaatacaaaaaatggtgAAACATCTTCAATGAAACATCTAAAACGTAATGTAAATGACAATGATGAAGATCATATTGATGCTAAACGTAAACGAATATTTCAACCCATAATTGAAAATGATCAACAAATTATTGAGACAAACTTATGTAACTTaccaaatgaattattaatatcaatatttagttatttagaTACTGTTGATTTAATGGATTTATGTTT AACTTGTGAGCGATTTTTTGATCTATGCTACGAAAAATCATTatggaaaataataaacattcgtGATATAAATTTAACTGACGATATATTCAGACAATACATGAATTTTGCTGGTCCTCACACTGAAGAATTTCACATAATTGGTACAGATTCACTTAATAGAATATTAACGTTTgacaatttatatcaaattaagattaaatgtCCAAATTTACGTGCATTACATTTGGAGAACCAAATGCTTGATTCAGTTTAT ATGTTCGTATCAGTATTTCCTTCAACGTTAAAAGAATTATCGTTAGCCAATTGTTCCTTATTAAATGATTCATATTTTCAACGATTTTTCGCTGGTATTGATtcctattttacaaatttagag acattaattttaacaaattgtcTTTGGTTTTCATCACATAGTATAATGGCCATttcaaaattaccaaaattaaaatttttatatttagatggATGTAtacagttaaataattttatgcctTACTTAAGTTTATCAACGCGTTACGGTTTTAAGAGTTTAGAATTGGTTGATTTACGACGAACATACGTTAGTGATAGCGAAGTATCATGTTTTAATGCAACAAAAACATTGAAAGCATTATATTTAGAACATGTTCCTGTGGACAGTCAAAATAATCGAAATACAAgag cAATTTTAAAAGAAGATAATTCAAAAGTATTACAAACCGAATTTTTTAAAACGGCATTGGATCGTTTGTCAAATATGATAACAGAAATTGAACAACATTTAGAAAATATGAATACACCAAAATCAagaatattgaaaacaaattttaatactcTAATGCAAGATTTAagtaaaa CTACAATTGGTGATGCATGCCGAATCATTTGTATGAATGTAACAAAAAAGTATGGTAAAACTGTAGAAGAACATGCCGATGACAATGCACCATATCTAGATAAGACTTTCCTCAACGATTTAAAACAACTCACACGTCGTGTAAATAACGGACAAAACGAACATATGAATATTGATTTTgatgcaaatttttatgataatacaGTGCTGGTGGGATTAGGAGCTGCACCTAATGTCTCATCGGTTGATGATCGAACGGTTCATGCATTGTTCAATCCACGTTCAGAATGTGTACATTTAGAACGTGTTTCGTTTCGTGGCTGTCAAAATATTACCAATAaaggtttaatttatttaacgaaTGCATCacaaacaatttcatttattgaCGTGCGAGGTACGGGTGTGACACATAGTGGATGTTTAAAGTTCCAAGCGTTACGACCATGCTGTGAATTGAAAtgtgattttgaaatttaa
- the LOC123305351 gene encoding neural Wiskott-Aldrich syndrome protein-like, with protein sequence MVSAPQTAKKSNHIENKESILLTRTENELIVKLLGEKCQTLATAIIQLFVTSPPDHSSWIKHESGVLCFVKDNGKRSYFFRIYCPIRKRLVWQQELYNNIEYKSPAKYLHTFEAEDGMAAFNFANEDEASFYRQTVLERVASRQRKEKRMRNSIQSQRAATASSMQQSRSHTTLGPTGTWGGVSNVSNGSSLYPHSNGGPVVPQHQRSNSAGGQLKVVDKISLSKKRTRNLTTRDISAPSDFKHVSHVGWDATKGFEIDTNDENLKKFFDEAGVSEKQLADKDTAKFIYEFLELNGGIEAVKEDMQKNQAPRSAQPPPVPARILPQQRTAPPPPTRVPRAVPSIPTKPPPPITSSSVAVPPNVPPPPPPLPSVSVATPPPPPPPPPPPPAPIEDLTTRSTASIPSSQTDSRSTQSDSRSTQPDQRSALLESIRSGPKLKHVEVDKTKSAPTNSGDSRNDLLSEIRQGVELKSVTVNAQKPASSNPEKGLAGALARALAERSRAIHSDSDTSDTSSDEEEWED encoded by the exons ATGGTATCTGCACCACAAACTGccaaaaaatcaaatcatatCGAAAATAAAGAATCAATATTGTTAACAAGAACGGAAAATGAATTGATTGTTAAATTATTGGGTGAAAAGTGCCag ACCTTAGCAACAGCAATAATTCAGTTATTTGTAACATCTCCACCAGATCATTCATCATGGATAAAACATGAATCAGGTgtattatgttttgttaaagATAATGGTAAAAGATcctatttttttcgaatatattgTCCAATTCGTAAGCGATTGGTATGGCAGCAAGAATTgtacaataatattgaatataaatcaCCTGCAAAATATCTGCATACATTTGAAGCAGAG GATGGGATGGCTGCATTTAATTTTGCAAATGAAGATGAGGCCTCGTTTTATCGACAAACTGTTTTAGAAAGAGTAGCATCACGCCAAAGAAAAG aaaaacgcATGCGCAATTCAATACAAAGTCAACGAGCCGCAACTGCGTCGAGTATGCAACAAAGCCGAAGTCATACAACATTAGGACCAACAGGAACATGGGGTGGCGTATCAAATGTTTCAAATGGATCATCACTATATCCTCATTCAAATGGGGGACCAGTTGTGCCTCAACATCAACGAAGCAATAGTGCAG gTGGTCAATTAAAAGTCGTCGATAAAATCAGTTTAAGTAAAAAACGTACACGAAATTTAACGACAAGAGATATTAGTGCACCAAGTGATTTTAAACATGTCTCACATGTGGGCTGGGATGCCACCAAAGGATTTGAGATTGATACAAAtgatgaaaatctaaaaaaattctttgatgaAGCTGGAGTGTCAGAAAAACAACTTGCAGACAAAGATACAGCCaagtttatttatgaatttcttGAATTGAATGGCGGTATCGAAGCGGTAAAGGAAGATATGCAAAAGAATCAAGCACCACGAAGTGCTCAACCGCCACCAGTTCCCGCTCGTATTTTACCTCAACAGCGAACTGCTCCACCTCCTCCAACAAGAGTGCCACGAGCTGTCCCAAGTATACCAACGAAACCTCCACCTCCTATTACTTCTTCATCAGTGGCTGTTCCACCAAATGTACCGCCCCCACCTCCTCCGTTACCTAGTGTATCTGTTGCTACACCACCACCACCCCCTCCTCCACCACCACCGCCACCCGCACCAATTGAAGATTTGACTACTAGATCAACCGCCTCAATTCCATCGTCTCAAACTGATTCACGATCAACTCAATCAGATTCTCGATCAACTCAACCAGATCAAAGATCAGCATTATTAGAAAGTATTAGAAGCGGACCAAAATTGAAACATGTTGAAGTTGATAAAACGAAATCCGCGCCTACAAATTCTGGTGATTCGCGAAATGATTTACTGAGTGAAATTCGACAAGGTGTTGAATTGAAGTCGGTAActgtaaatgcacaaaaaccAGCATCTTCAAATCCAGAAAAAGGATTAGCTGGTGCATTAGCACGAGCATTAGCAGAACGATCACGTGCTATTCATTCAGATTCTGATACTAGTGATACATCCAGCGATGAAGAAGAATGGGaggattaa